Part of the Candidatus Neomarinimicrobiota bacterium genome is shown below.
AGATCATCATTGTGGATGACGGTCTGGCGGAGCGATCCAGGACCGTTCTTGAAGAGGCCGCTGAGAATGACGGCCGGCTTAAGGTGGTAGAATCCTATTCTGGGGACCAACAACTGAGCTATAAGAAACGCGCGCTGGACGCGGGGATACATCACAGCCGAGGGGAGATTCTTTTGTTTACCGATGTGGATTGCCAGGTGGGCCGGGGTTGGGTAAGATCCATGGTGAGCTATTTTACTCCTGCGATTGATTATGTGGTGGGCTGGTCGCAAGTAGCGCCCCGTTCCGGATTCACCCTGGGAGACGATGCTGCGGGATCG
Proteins encoded:
- a CDS encoding glycosyltransferase family 2 protein, whose product is MNLVLIIFQGCLVVYLLALLWFLLGLFRPEPPQTDEQPMVSVVVAARNGDPVLSRLLGQLQAQDYPSSRLEIIIVDDGLAERSRTVLEEAAENDGRLKVVESYSGDQQLSYKKRALDAGIHHSRGEILLFTDVDCQVGRGWVRSMVSYFTPAIDYVVGWSQVAPRSGFTLGDDAAGS